The Acidobacteriota bacterium genome includes a region encoding these proteins:
- a CDS encoding DUF1573 domain-containing protein — MKVCRTMFAIALLTVSLLTAGAQEKPNGRSTPSGAAPILVIDSFTHDFGEVKAGTPLRFAFKVKNEGKADLVINSVSPG; from the coding sequence ATGAAGGTTTGCAGAACAATGTTTGCCATAGCGCTTTTGACGGTAAGCTTGCTGACGGCCGGCGCACAGGAGAAGCCGAACGGCCGGAGCACTCCGTCGGGCGCCGCACCAATCCTGGTTATCGATTCGTTTACACACGACTTCGGCGAAGTGAAAGCCGGCACGCCGCTTCGCTTTGCTTTCAAGGTCAAGAACGAAGGTAAGGCAGACCTCGTGATAAATAGCGTCAGCCCTGGCTGA
- the acpS gene encoding holo-ACP synthase — protein MIVAIGIDLVEISRIEEVFARRGDRFRARIFTEGEIGYCERRASKLASYAARFAAKEAAMKALGTGWSDGVGWRDIEVVSEPSGAPTIRFHGRALERMSEIGGTRALVSLTHSANLAMAQVVLEGDPARAVLCAAPADAHVR, from the coding sequence ATGATTGTCGCGATAGGAATCGACCTGGTTGAGATCTCTCGCATCGAGGAAGTCTTCGCGCGCCGAGGCGACCGCTTCCGCGCCCGGATTTTCACAGAGGGAGAGATTGGCTACTGTGAGCGTCGCGCCTCGAAGCTTGCCAGTTACGCTGCTCGGTTCGCGGCAAAGGAAGCGGCGATGAAGGCGCTGGGCACCGGCTGGTCAGACGGCGTCGGCTGGAGGGACATCGAGGTCGTCAGTGAGCCGAGCGGTGCGCCGACGATTCGATTTCACGGGAGAGCCCTCGAACGGATGAGCGAGATCGGAGGGACGAGGGCCCTCGTGTCGCTGACTCATTCGGCTAATCTGGCAATGGCCCAGGTTGTCCTGGAGGGTGATCCGGCAAGGGCAGTGTTATGCGCCGCGCCCGCTGATGCCCACGTTAGATAG
- a CDS encoding RNA polymerase sigma factor RpoD/SigA yields MIIEETESAFEHGQGEVNGEETFGFADEHEQAEDAEDVDRTDLLKLYLREASRSSMLTAEGEVAAARRIERARIRLMRLLSRSLIVADYCLHLRRAFQRGLESPADVIEKAVVEGYASTRVLVSELSDPALAMIESTYRDVTSLEIVSTRRARKKHTTQTAIARRRVALSRSIRSITFKPAAERRLVALVDAGGCLARRMSAKGSDRKDETGLQPATKQKEDFDLEASVAKVLASGLVSNCELINLSKKVTAAINELNAAKQKMTEANLRLVISVARQFSRRGLPFLDLVQEGNVGLMRAVEKFEWRRGFRFSTYAMWWIRQSMSRALDTQSRIVRLPASELALINKASRVSRAIREETSAEATGAQIAERLAVEPDRVSEALGFAQHTLTLDVPANDNGETAVNFIDDGDYANPFNAALNWSRRSAIKRALAQLAPREAKILKMHYGLEAGSTPRTLEEIGQDLSVTRERVRQIEAGALAKLREHELGSTLREFLSFA; encoded by the coding sequence ATGATTATCGAAGAGACTGAAAGCGCTTTCGAACACGGCCAGGGTGAAGTCAACGGCGAGGAAACATTCGGCTTTGCAGATGAGCACGAGCAGGCAGAGGATGCAGAGGACGTCGATCGGACGGACCTTCTCAAGCTGTATCTGCGCGAGGCCAGCCGGTCGTCAATGCTCACCGCCGAAGGAGAAGTTGCGGCAGCCAGGCGTATCGAGCGAGCGAGAATCCGTCTGATGAGGCTGCTTTCGAGATCGCTGATCGTCGCCGACTATTGCTTGCACCTCAGGCGAGCCTTTCAGCGCGGTCTGGAAAGTCCCGCGGACGTGATCGAGAAAGCGGTGGTTGAAGGCTACGCATCGACGCGTGTGCTGGTTTCGGAACTATCGGATCCTGCCCTGGCCATGATCGAATCCACATATCGCGATGTGACTTCCCTCGAGATCGTATCGACTCGACGCGCGCGTAAGAAGCACACCACTCAAACTGCAATCGCCAGGAGGCGGGTGGCCCTATCTCGCTCGATTAGATCAATCACGTTCAAGCCTGCTGCAGAGCGTCGCTTGGTCGCGCTAGTGGACGCCGGCGGCTGTCTCGCTCGGCGGATGAGCGCGAAAGGGTCTGACCGGAAGGACGAAACGGGGTTGCAGCCGGCGACGAAGCAGAAAGAAGATTTCGATCTGGAAGCGTCGGTGGCGAAGGTCCTCGCGAGCGGGCTGGTCTCGAATTGCGAGTTGATCAATCTTTCAAAGAAGGTCACCGCGGCAATCAATGAGCTGAACGCAGCCAAGCAGAAGATGACCGAAGCAAACCTGCGGCTCGTGATTTCCGTGGCGCGTCAGTTCTCGCGCAGAGGCCTGCCGTTCCTCGACCTGGTTCAAGAAGGCAATGTCGGATTGATGCGAGCGGTGGAGAAGTTCGAGTGGCGGCGCGGCTTCAGGTTTTCTACCTATGCGATGTGGTGGATCCGCCAGTCAATGTCGCGTGCACTCGATACGCAGAGCCGCATCGTGCGGCTTCCCGCATCCGAACTCGCGCTGATAAACAAGGCCTCTCGCGTGTCGCGTGCAATTCGCGAAGAGACTAGCGCCGAAGCGACCGGGGCCCAGATAGCGGAGCGACTCGCGGTAGAGCCGGACAGAGTGAGCGAGGCCCTGGGGTTCGCACAGCACACTCTGACTCTCGACGTCCCGGCTAACGACAACGGCGAGACCGCAGTTAATTTCATCGACGACGGTGATTATGCGAATCCGTTCAATGCGGCGCTCAACTGGTCAAGGCGCAGCGCAATCAAGCGGGCGTTAGCGCAACTGGCGCCGCGCGAAGCGAAGATACTAAAAATGCATTATGGTTTGGAAGCAGGCTCTACGCCTCGGACGCTCGAGGAGATCGGGCAAGACCTATCAGTCACTCGCGAGCGCGTGCGCCAGATAGAAGCGGGTGCGCTCGCGAAGTTGCGGGAGCATGAGTTGGGCAGCACCCTTCGCGAGTTCCTCTCCTTCGCATGA
- a CDS encoding adenylosuccinate synthase: MKNVVVVGAQWGDEGKGKVVDILAPHFDIVARYQGGHNAGHTVRIGDRKFILRLIPSGILHDECSCVIGNGVVVEPRAFNSELQELRELGVECEGRLFVSSRAHLILPYHVTLDRAREERLGANSVGTTMRGIGPAYEDKASRTGIRAGDLLYPDLLREKIRANIKEKNLELISMNVQAMDVDSTLDDFLADALRLKPFIRDTAAMINTATRDGKSVLIEGAQGTMLDVDHGTYPFVTSSNATAGGAATGLGLAPRKITGALGIAKAYTTRVGGGPFPTELLDEHGAYLQKRGNEYGAVTGRPRRTGWFDATVVRYAVMLNGFDALALTKLDVLDEFEEINISTGYRCRGELLADMPYGASVLAECEPVYETLPGWKVTTSRTTKFDELPQAAKDYISRVEELCGAPVALISTGPDRTETIIREGSPISAWTK, encoded by the coding sequence CTAGCGCCGCATTTTGACATTGTCGCTCGCTATCAAGGCGGCCACAACGCCGGCCATACCGTCCGCATAGGCGATCGAAAATTCATTCTGAGGCTCATTCCTTCCGGCATTCTCCACGACGAATGTTCGTGCGTAATCGGCAACGGGGTGGTCGTCGAGCCGCGCGCGTTCAACTCCGAGCTTCAAGAGCTTCGAGAGTTGGGGGTCGAATGCGAGGGCCGTCTGTTCGTCTCGAGTCGCGCTCACTTGATACTGCCTTATCACGTAACCCTCGACCGGGCTCGCGAAGAACGCCTGGGCGCTAACAGCGTGGGCACTACGATGCGAGGAATAGGGCCGGCTTATGAAGACAAAGCCTCGCGCACCGGAATCCGCGCGGGTGATCTGCTTTATCCGGACCTGCTGCGCGAGAAGATTCGAGCAAACATCAAGGAGAAAAACCTCGAGTTGATCTCGATGAATGTTCAGGCGATGGATGTCGATTCCACGCTTGATGATTTCCTCGCTGACGCGTTGCGCCTCAAGCCCTTTATCCGCGACACTGCGGCGATGATCAACACAGCCACGCGAGATGGTAAGTCCGTGTTGATTGAAGGCGCGCAGGGGACGATGCTCGACGTCGATCACGGCACGTATCCGTTTGTCACTTCATCAAACGCCACTGCCGGGGGCGCGGCGACCGGTCTGGGTCTGGCGCCGAGGAAAATAACCGGAGCTCTGGGGATCGCGAAGGCATACACCACCCGCGTGGGAGGCGGTCCATTCCCCACCGAGTTATTAGACGAACACGGGGCCTACTTGCAGAAGCGCGGGAACGAATACGGTGCGGTGACCGGCAGGCCGCGCCGAACAGGCTGGTTCGACGCAACGGTAGTGCGGTATGCGGTGATGCTGAACGGGTTTGACGCTCTCGCGCTGACTAAACTCGATGTGCTGGATGAGTTCGAAGAGATCAACATATCGACTGGGTATCGTTGCCGCGGCGAGTTGTTAGCAGATATGCCCTACGGCGCGAGCGTGCTGGCCGAGTGCGAACCGGTCTATGAAACCCTGCCTGGTTGGAAAGTCACAACGAGCCGCACGACAAAGTTCGACGAATTGCCGCAGGCTGCCAAAGACTACATCAGCCGCGTCGAGGAACTATGCGGCGCGCCGGTCGCGCTAATCTCCACCGGGCCGGACCGCACGGAGACCATCATTCGAGAAGGATCGCCCATCAGCGCCTGGACGAAATGA
- a CDS encoding ribonuclease Z, whose amino-acid sequence MRVIPLGTSSGKPTLKRSVSALAVARESEWLLFDCGEGAQMQIARAGLSTSRLAAVFITHLHGDHFNGLPGLLSTMGLDRRTRDLGLTGPRGIRDYLDMLERLRVVFLTYPVELREFNTLPDSSIVYQTTEYTVTALSLDHRVFALGYRIDEQPRPGRFNVERARELGVPEGPLWGRLQAGQDVSLADAGVVRPSDVLGPARQGKSVAYCLDTRPCENSLELARGVDLLIHEATYTEEFAAEAQQYGHSTAAQAARTARDAGARRLLITHFSSRFPDATPLLEEARAIFPDTILAEDLMEIEV is encoded by the coding sequence ATGAGGGTTATTCCGCTTGGCACAAGTTCGGGCAAGCCTACTCTGAAGCGAAGCGTGAGCGCGCTTGCTGTGGCGCGCGAGTCGGAATGGCTGCTGTTTGATTGCGGTGAGGGCGCACAGATGCAGATCGCGCGCGCCGGTCTGAGCACCAGCCGCCTCGCCGCGGTGTTCATTACTCATTTGCACGGCGACCACTTCAACGGCCTGCCTGGACTTCTCTCGACGATGGGGCTTGACCGGCGCACTCGGGACCTTGGGCTCACCGGACCGCGCGGAATCCGCGACTATTTGGATATGCTCGAGCGGTTGAGAGTTGTGTTCTTGACCTATCCTGTCGAGCTCAGGGAGTTCAACACGCTTCCGGATTCAAGTATCGTCTACCAAACAACGGAATACACGGTAACCGCACTTTCGCTGGATCATCGAGTGTTCGCGTTGGGCTATCGCATCGACGAACAGCCTCGCCCGGGCCGGTTCAATGTCGAACGAGCGCGCGAGCTAGGGGTGCCCGAAGGGCCGCTGTGGGGCCGTCTGCAAGCCGGCCAGGACGTTAGCCTCGCGGACGCCGGTGTTGTCCGCCCATCCGATGTGCTGGGCCCAGCACGACAGGGAAAGTCCGTGGCCTATTGCCTCGACACGCGGCCCTGTGAGAACTCGCTTGAACTCGCGCGAGGCGTTGACCTGTTGATTCACGAAGCGACTTATACCGAGGAGTTCGCCGCCGAGGCTCAGCAGTATGGCCACTCCACTGCGGCCCAAGCTGCTCGTACTGCTCGCGACGCAGGAGCCCGTCGATTGCTGATTACTCACTTTAGTTCTCGCTTTCCAGACGCGACCCCGCTTCTTGAAGAAGCGCGCGCGATTTTTCCCGATACCATCCTGGCCGAGGACCTGATGGAGATTGAAGTCTAA